In Chitinophaga nivalis, a single genomic region encodes these proteins:
- a CDS encoding AIR synthase related protein, giving the protein MDNNIYAKRGVSAGKEDVHNAIKNIDKGLFPKAFCKIIPDILGGDEAYCNIMHADGAGTKSSLAYIYWKETGDLSVWKGIAQDAIIMNMDDLLCVGATDNILLSSTIGRNKQLLPGEVIAAIINGTEEILAELRQHGISIYSTGGETADVGDLVRTIIVDSTVTCRMKREDVISNDRIQAGDVVVGLASYGQATYETAYNGGMGSNGLTSARHDVFNKVMAEKYPESFDPGIPYELVFSGKKSLTDKIDVPGFDAVDAGKLVLSPTRTYAPVIKKILEQFRPQIHGMVHCSGGAQTKVLHFIENLHVIKDNLFPVPPLFSLIQEQSGTPWKEMYQVFNMGHRMELYVPEAIAADIIAISKSFNIDAQIVGRVEAAEKKQVTVKAPAGTFVY; this is encoded by the coding sequence GTGGATAATAACATTTACGCCAAGCGCGGTGTTTCGGCAGGCAAGGAAGATGTGCATAATGCCATTAAAAATATTGATAAGGGACTATTCCCGAAAGCATTCTGCAAAATAATACCCGATATCCTGGGAGGCGATGAAGCCTATTGCAATATCATGCATGCGGATGGTGCCGGTACCAAATCATCACTGGCATATATCTACTGGAAAGAAACCGGCGATCTGAGTGTATGGAAAGGTATTGCACAGGATGCGATTATCATGAACATGGATGATCTGCTGTGTGTGGGTGCTACAGACAATATCCTGTTATCTTCCACCATCGGCCGTAATAAACAATTATTGCCGGGTGAAGTAATTGCCGCCATTATCAACGGTACAGAAGAGATCCTGGCAGAACTCCGCCAGCATGGTATCAGCATCTATTCTACCGGTGGCGAAACTGCAGATGTGGGCGATCTGGTACGTACCATTATTGTGGATTCAACGGTTACCTGCAGAATGAAGCGGGAAGACGTGATTTCCAACGACCGTATCCAGGCCGGCGATGTAGTGGTAGGTCTGGCTTCCTACGGGCAGGCTACCTATGAAACCGCCTACAATGGTGGTATGGGCAGCAATGGTCTCACCAGCGCACGGCACGATGTCTTTAACAAAGTGATGGCAGAAAAATATCCGGAAAGCTTCGACCCCGGTATTCCATACGAACTGGTGTTCAGCGGTAAAAAATCCCTGACAGATAAAATAGATGTTCCCGGTTTCGACGCGGTAGATGCAGGTAAACTGGTGTTATCTCCTACCCGTACCTACGCACCGGTGATCAAAAAAATACTGGAACAGTTCCGTCCGCAGATTCATGGAATGGTACATTGCAGCGGTGGTGCACAAACCAAGGTGTTGCACTTTATCGAAAACCTGCATGTGATCAAGGATAACCTGTTCCCGGTTCCGCCTTTATTCAGCCTGATTCAGGAACAATCCGGTACGCCCTGGAAGGAAATGTACCAGGTGTTTAATATGGGGCACAGAATGGAGTTGTATGTACCGGAAGCGATTGCGGCTGATATTATCGCTATCTCCAAAAGCTTTAACATCGATGCGCAGATTGTGGGAAGAGTAGAAGCGGCAGAGAAA
- a CDS encoding bifunctional riboflavin kinase/FAD synthetase codes for MQVHRDLDHLPEFRNAVITIGTFDGVHAGHRFIIQQLEQAAAHCGGETVIITFDPHPREVLLPKPNNIRLLTTLPEKIALLERAGIHHLVVVPFTKAFSELSARSYLEDFLVARFKPHTIIIGYDHRFGHNREGGLELLEAEQKSYGFELIEIPQQVVHDLTVSSTKIRKSLQEGGSRLANELLGYTYFLSGTVVHGDKMGRQLGYPTANLHLTDERKLIPAEGIYAVWVRLNDQENLLPAVMSIGFRPTFNGTDLRLEVHLFDFNADIYDQQLTVYFVDYIRANEKFEDINALIKQMDKDSLKSRQILQQEAATAGSR; via the coding sequence ATGCAGGTTCACAGGGACTTAGATCACTTACCGGAATTCCGGAATGCAGTCATTACCATAGGCACATTTGATGGCGTACACGCAGGGCACCGCTTCATTATACAGCAACTGGAGCAGGCAGCAGCCCATTGCGGAGGAGAAACTGTGATCATTACATTTGATCCGCACCCCAGGGAGGTGTTGTTACCTAAACCCAACAATATCCGCCTGCTGACAACCTTGCCTGAAAAAATTGCCTTGCTGGAACGTGCCGGCATCCACCACCTGGTAGTGGTACCTTTTACCAAAGCATTTTCTGAATTATCGGCCCGCAGCTACCTGGAAGACTTCCTCGTGGCCCGTTTCAAGCCGCACACGATTATCATTGGCTACGACCATCGTTTTGGCCATAACCGCGAAGGCGGACTGGAGCTACTGGAAGCAGAGCAAAAGTCCTATGGATTTGAACTGATAGAGATTCCGCAACAGGTAGTACACGACCTGACTGTCAGCTCCACCAAAATCCGCAAAAGCCTCCAGGAAGGTGGTAGCCGGCTGGCCAATGAGCTGCTGGGATATACCTATTTCCTGTCGGGTACCGTGGTGCATGGCGATAAGATGGGGCGCCAGCTTGGTTACCCCACTGCCAACCTGCACCTGACCGATGAAAGAAAACTCATCCCGGCGGAAGGTATTTACGCCGTATGGGTAAGGTTGAATGACCAGGAAAATTTATTACCGGCAGTGATGAGTATCGGATTCCGCCCTACTTTCAATGGTACTGATCTGCGCCTGGAAGTACATCTCTTCGATTTTAACGCAGATATCTATGATCAGCAGCTGACGGTTTATTTTGTAGATTATATCCGGGCCAATGAGAAGTTTGAAGATATCAATGCCCTGATTAAACAGATGGATAAAGACTCCCTGAAATCAAGGCAGATCCTGCAGCAGGAAGCTGCTACTGCCGGCAGCAGATAA
- the holA gene encoding DNA polymerase III subunit delta — protein MEYQDIIKDWKQKKFRPLYWLEGEEDFFIDQVTAYAEQELLEEAEKGFNLTVLYGKDTDWSAVINACRRYPMFAEKQVVVLKEAQAMRDLLKLETYIDNPLSSTIFVVAHKQGKIDGRSKMAKLIKEKGVLLSTKKLYDNQLPGWVEAYVSSRGLAIAQKAAILLVDHIGNDLSRIANEIDKLLVNLPAQKKIDEGDIEKYVGISKEYNVFELQNALGQKNAARVFRIIAYFAANPKAAPIQMTLPALYNFFAKVNLIFGVKGNEKEVAATLGVHSFFVKDYMQAARQYGPEGTEKAILLLHQYNLRSIGINDSGVEDGELMKELMYKIMH, from the coding sequence ATGGAATACCAGGATATCATCAAAGATTGGAAACAAAAAAAATTCCGGCCACTATACTGGCTGGAAGGAGAAGAAGATTTTTTCATCGATCAGGTTACCGCCTACGCAGAGCAGGAACTCCTGGAAGAAGCGGAGAAAGGATTTAACCTGACTGTACTCTATGGTAAAGATACCGATTGGAGTGCCGTGATTAATGCCTGTCGCCGTTACCCGATGTTTGCGGAAAAACAGGTAGTGGTACTCAAAGAAGCCCAGGCCATGCGCGACCTGCTCAAACTGGAAACCTATATCGACAATCCCCTGAGCTCTACCATATTTGTAGTGGCACATAAACAGGGCAAAATAGACGGCCGTAGTAAAATGGCCAAACTCATCAAGGAAAAAGGCGTATTGTTATCTACCAAAAAACTATACGACAACCAGCTGCCGGGATGGGTGGAAGCTTATGTAAGCAGCCGCGGACTGGCTATTGCCCAGAAGGCCGCCATCCTGTTGGTAGATCATATCGGTAATGACCTGTCGCGGATTGCCAATGAAATCGATAAGCTACTGGTCAACCTGCCGGCACAGAAAAAAATAGATGAAGGAGATATCGAAAAATATGTAGGTATCAGCAAGGAGTATAATGTATTTGAATTACAGAATGCATTGGGGCAGAAAAATGCAGCGAGGGTATTCCGCATCATTGCCTACTTTGCCGCTAACCCCAAAGCAGCGCCCATTCAGATGACCCTGCCGGCATTGTATAACTTCTTTGCAAAAGTGAATCTCATATTTGGTGTAAAAGGCAATGAAAAAGAAGTGGCGGCAACGCTGGGAGTACATTCCTTTTTTGTAAAAGACTACATGCAGGCCGCCCGCCAGTATGGGCCGGAAGGTACAGAGAAAGCTATTTTGCTGTTACATCAGTATAACCTGCGTAGTATAGGCATCAACGATAGTGGCGTGGAAGATGGAGAGCTGATGAAAGAGCTGATGTATAAAATCATGCACTAA